The DNA region CGGTGTTGATCGTAGGGGGTGGCTGTCGCCGTGGCCGCCCGCGTGGCACCGATGTCGGTCACAGAGATTTCTCCAGGAGCGCGACCGTGTCGAGATCTCCCAGCGCACTGAGGCTGCGCTGCACCCCTTTCATCGCGATGTCCTCGGCCTGCATACCGCCCATCCCCGCCGTGATCAGCGCCGCGACGTAGGGGTACAGCGCACCCTGGCGATAGCGATCCCACAGCTCGTCGCTGTCCAGAAGCGGCCCGCCCCCGGCGGCCAGCGCGTGCCGGTAGACGTCGAGCAGATCGCGCTGGGACGCCTGCCGGTCGTCGGTGGCCATGCTGGTGACCAGCGTGTAAGCCAACTCCCGGCTCGGATGACCCCGGCGCACCGCCTGCCAGTCCAACAGCCCGGCGTGCCCGTCGCGGAAGTACAGGTTGCCCGGGTGGGCGTCGCCGTGCATGACGGTGTGTGGCGGACGATCGATCACCGACGCGACCGCACGGTAGTTGTCGTCGATGAAGCGGCCGCGCTCCAGCGGTAGATCGGTGTGTTCGGCGAGCCGTTTCGACGATGTCTTCAACAGCGGGCCGGTCAGAAGCGACGCGCTGTCGTCCGACGCGGCATAGAGCCAGCCCAGGGGGCCGGTCCCGGCGCGGGCGGGGAGGCGGCCCCAGAACGTCGCGTGCAGCCGGGCCAGAAGCTCCACCACCTGCGCCGCCCGGTCGGTGTCGATCGGGTGGAGCGTGTCGGGGAACTCGCATTCTGATACGGAACGATCCGCTAAGTCTTCTAGGACGAGCACGAACCTGCCCGTCCATGGATCGAACTGGGAACCGTAGCTGCGCGGCAGCCCGGTCAGTTCCGGGGCGAGTTGCCGGTAGAAGCGTGTCTCGGTCGCGGCCAGATTGCCGAGCTCACCCATCAGCCGGGTGGCGACGGTCTCGGCTGCCATCTTGACGAACACGGAGGCCGGGACATCCGTGCCGGTGAGCGCGAGACGAGCGCGCGAGGAGGTGCCTGCGTCTCCGCCGAGCACTCTCACCGACGTGACGGTGCGCCCGATGAGCTTCGACATCGCGCGGACGTCGAGGTCGGCGACGGTGCGCGGCATCGGCCGCAACCGCCCGGCCACAGCGTCGGTGGCGATCCGCCCCATGCCGCGGCTCAGGTGTGCGGCAAGGCCCACGGCGGGAGCGATCCGATTTTCGAGGACGGGCACCGCTGGCCTCCCTAGGCTGGACCTGTAGCCCCATCAGGCTTACAAGAGTGCGGCCCGTTGTAAGGGCCGCGGATAAGGAAGCTACATGGCGGGACCGTTGGAGGGCATCACAGTCGTCGAACTCGGGGTGTGGGTGGCGGGTCCCGCGGCCGGCGGCATCCTCGCGGACTGGGGTGCCGAGGTGGTCAAGATCGAACCTCCCGGCGGGGATCCCGCACGGATGTTCGGCCGGATGCTGGGCATCAGCCCGCAGGACCGGCACCACGTGAGCCCGCCGTTCGAGATGGACAACCGCGGCAAGCGCAGCGTCGTGCTCGACCTGTCGACCGATGACGGGCAGGCCCGGGCGCGGGAATTGATCAGTGGCGCAGACGTTTTCCTGACCAATATCCGGGTGGGGGCGCTGCGGCGCATCGGTCTGGACTTCGAAGCGGTGGCCACCGGCAACCCGCGGCTGATCTACGGGCTGATCACCGCATACGGGACCACAGGGCCGGATGCGGACCGGGCCGCCTACGACGTCGCAGCGTTCTGGGCGCGCGCGGGCCTGGCGCACCTGCTGACCCGGCCGGGCGACTCGCCGCCGTTCCAGCGCGGCGGAATGGGTGACCACATGGCCGGCATGACATTGGCCGGCGCGGTGTGTGCGGCACTGGTCGCGCGGGGGCGTACCGGGGTGGGGCAGTTGGTGTCGACGTCGCTGTACCGACAGGGCGCATACACGGTGAGCTTCGACCTCAACACGTTTCTGCTCACCGGCCACTCGATCTCCATCGGTCGGCGTGAGTCGATGGGCAACCCCTGCATGAACAACTACACCGCCGGGGACGGCCGCCGGTTCTGGCTCGTCGGCCTGCAGGGTGATCGCCACTGGCCCGCGTTGTGCGCTGCCGTGCAGCGTCTCGGCTGGATGGCCGACGAGCGGTTCGCGACCGCTCGCGCTCGTGCCGCCAACGCGGTGGAGTTGATCGGCGAACTCGACACGATCTTCGCCACCAGGCCACTGGACCGGTGGGCCGAAGCCTTTGCCGCTCAGCCGGATCTGTTCTGGGCGCCCATCAATTCGATGGAGGACGTGGTGGCCGATGAGCAGTTCCACGCTGCCGGTGGGGTGGTGTACGTGCCCGATGCCGAGTCCAGCGTGCCGATGGTGGCCTCACCCGCGGACTTCTCCGGCACGCCGTGGGAGGTTCGTTCCTGTGCGCCTGAACTCGGTGAGCACACCGAGGCCGTGCTCGCCGAACTGGCTCAGCGGTCGGCGATCTCGCCGTCCCACACCGGCGCCGGTGCATGATGTCTCACGCGGGCGGCATGGCGCAGTTGGGCCAGGAAGTCATCGCTGTCGTCGCTGCGCACCAGATACTGTGAGATGGCCACTCGAACTGCGGTCGCGGCCGACAGAGCGGCATCGGGTCCGGTGCACAACCGCTCCAGGCGGTCCCGCATCAACGGCAGCACCCGCGCCATGCGTCTGATGACCTGATCGGGCTCGACATCGACCATTCGCAGGCCCGGATAGGACAGCTGCTGCTCGACGATGACCTGCAGTGCGGCATCAAGCTTTTCGCAGGCGGGCAGGGTGGCGGTCGCCTGGGCGATGGCGCGCTCGTAGAAGCGCCTCTCCCAGACGACGAAGGCGTCGAGCAGTTCCCGTTTGTCGGTGAAATAGCGGTACAGCGTGGGCCGGGAGACCCCGGCCTGCTGCGCCACCTCGGACAACGACAGCTTCGTCGTACCGTTGCGGCCCAGCACTTCTGCGGTGGCCGCCAGAATCCGCTCACGGGTCGAGGTGTCCGGCCCGACCCCGTCGGGTTGCCCGGGGGATTCGCCCGTCGACGGTGGCCGCATGGTGACAGCTTTACAAATTATTGTCCAAGTGTCACGCTATTTCTGTGACTGCTCGAACTTCCCGCCCGCCTCTGGGTTTCGGCGGCGACGGTGCCCACATCCGGTGACAAGTCCTCAGGAGCGGCGATGAGGGTCGGAGTCGATCTCGCCAAGTGCACCGGGCACGGCATCTGCGAATCCATCGCCGACGAGGTGTTCGAGGTGCAGGACGACGGCACGGTGGTGATCCATGACGCGGAGCGGCCCGAATCCGACCGCGACCAGATGCAGCGAGCTGTCACTCAATGCCCGGCGGCGGCGCTGACGCTCCACGACTGAGCGTGCCTGCCGCGGAATAGCATTCCCGGCTGCTCGGAATAGCTCGAGCGCAGCCCGGAATGCTATTCCGCGGGCTGTGCCGCAACTCAGCGGGGGCGGACCAGAACCGACTGCTGGATCGCGCCGACGGGACCCTGCTCGTCGAACAGCGTCCCGATCGTCGTCCCGATCCCGTCGGGTCCGTAGTTGGTTTCGGCGCGGATGCCGATCCACTCACCGCCGGGCACCCGGTGGACGTGGACCACCAGATCGGTGTTCAGAAACGTCCATCGACGGATGTCGAGCTTGGTGCCGATCCCGTTCGCATCGTCGGCCACGGCGAACAACCGCTCCAACGGTGTCATCGACTCACCCTTGACCAGATCGACGACCGGCTTGATCCACGACTCGCCGGGGCCTTCGCCCATCGGAGTCGTGAGCCAGCGCCAATCCAGGCTGTGCACGTAGTTCCGGTCCCAGTCCTTCTTCATGTCCCGGCTGACCGCATCACTCACCGGGCGCAACGGCGGAGCGGGGGCATGCACGACGGCTGTCGTGTCGAGAGTCTGCAGCCGCCACCCGCTGGCACGCGCCACCGGTCGCGGCTCGCCGTCAGGGCCCAGCGCCAGCATCTCGGCGCTGACGAGTTCGATCTGGCGACCCGACCGCTCCCGCTGGGTGCGCACCCACAGATCGCCCTCGGCGGGCACCGGGCCCAGCAGGTCGATCAGCACCCGGCTCAGCCGGGTGTCCGGGCGGGGCTCGCAGCGTTGCAGTCCACGCACCAGCAGAGCTGACACCGGAGCGGCGTGCTGGATGGCGGCAGACCAGGTGCTGCGGACGAAGTCCGTCGCGGCGAATCGTTGCCCCAGAGGGTTGTCGTCGATCAACTCGTAGTAGGAATCGGACATCTCGACCTCTCAGCGCTGTCCGGTGACCGGGATGTCGACGACGGTGGCGTCCAATCGGGACAGTCGTGTCCCGATCAGACGTTCGGGGTAGGCCTCGGTGGAGGTCACCAGGAACAGCAGATTTCCCTCCGGGCCGCCGAGCGCGCAGGCGATGGCGATCCGGTCGCCGACGTCGATCCGGTCGGTCACGGTACCCACGCCGCCGTCGTGCACGATCCGCTCGAACCGGTGGGCCAGTGTCATCGCCGCCCACACGCCGCCGCCGTCGTCGAGGCAGATCCCGTCCGGTGGACCGCTGAGTCGATCGGCGAAAACCGTTCTGTTGCTTAGGGATCCATCGGTGGCGATGGTGAACGCAGTCAACCTCCGGCCGGTGGACTCGGCCACGATCAGCGTCCGGCCGTCGGGGGTGATCACCATCCCGTTGGGAAAATCGAGATCGCCGGCGACCACGGTGGCGCGACGGTCGACGTCGCGGTCCGGATCGATCCGCACGATCACCCCGCCCGACCGTGCCTGCGAACCGACGTAGGCGCAGCCGTGCCGGTCGACCACCATATCGCCGAGAGGGGCGGATGTCAGCCCGGACAGATCGGCCACCAGGGCGACCGTCTCCCCGTCGTAGCCGAGCACCTGCCTGCGCTCGGTGGACACGATCAGCAGGGTCCCGTCGGGTCGAAATCCCAGGCCGGACGGCGCGTGTCCGGTCAACGGCAGCGTGCTCATCTCACCGCTGAGGGTCACGGTGTGGACGGCCTCACCGAGCATGTCGGAGAACCACACCAGCCCTTCGAACCAACGGGGCCCCTCGCCGAAGCAGAAGCCTTCGGCCAGCGAGGTGAGCGTCATCATCCGGGGACCCCGCCGAGCTTCGGAACGGAGCAACAAGTGACTTTACAAAACACGCGACAAGTGTCACGCTCGCTGGGTGTCACTGTCAACCACCTGCAGCGTCGGTGTCTCCACCGGTGACGGGAACCGGCGATCGTGAACATGAAGAAGTACCACAGCCACACCCTGCTCTACCTGCACGAAACGATCGACCTCGGATCGGTGCGCGGCGAGCAGTTCCTCTCCGAGTTCAGTGGCGTCTACGAGCCGATGATGAGCGAACTGGGCGCCAGACTGTTCGCGATGTGGGAGACGACCCCGTTCAACGGGCACTGGCCGCAGGTCACCGTCATCTGGGAGATCGACGCATTCGCCGACTACGCCCGCATCGGGCGCGCTCAAGCTGCCGGTGGCAGCCACCGCGACCACGCCGCGCAGTGGGCGATGTTTCTGCGCGACAACGGAGCTCGTGGAGAAGGCCGGATCATGTATGCAGGGCGCAGCAACAGGACACTGGCCCAACTGCGAGACGCGGACTTCAAAGCCGAGCTGGTGATCCAGGAGGTCATGCAGACCAAGCCAGGCCGCCAGGACGACTACATCCGTGAACTCGAACGCCTCTACGTGCCCTGGTCGGAATCCACCGGCAAGCGCTGGCTCGGTTCGTTCATCACCACCTTCCGATTCAACGAGGTGATCCACTACTGGGCCCTCGAAGGCGGTTGGGACTGCTTCGAGAACCACTACCCGTCGTGGAAGGACAGCCCGCCCGCGGAGATCGTCACCTGGATGAGTGTTGCGCCCGCCCTGCGCGACGGTTGGGAGGACTCGATCCTCGCCGCGCTGCCGCCGTCCCCGCTACAGTGAGCGCGGATATGCCTGCGACACAGCAGTTCCTCTACGACCCCTTCGACCCGGCCGTGATGGCCGACCCGCTGCCCTTCTACCGCGTGCTGCGCGACCAGCACCCGGTGTACTACCTCGAGCAGTGGGACACCTATGCACTGTCACGATTCTCCGACATCTGGAACGTGTTGGAGATCAACGACGGAACGTTCGTCGCCTCAGAAGGAACGCTGCCCTCCGCGGCCGTGCTTGCCGAGCACAACGACGGGCCGGTTCCCGATCCGCCGATCCACCCGCTGCCGTTCCATGCGAACTTCGACGCGCCGGTGTACGACGACGTGCGTCGCTGCACCGCAGCGCCGTTCCGTCCCAGGAACGTCTCGAAGCTGGCCGCGCGGATTCGTACCCTGGCCAACGAGCGACTCGACGAACTACTGCCGCGCGGCAGGTTCGACCTGACCCAGGACTACGGCGGAATGGTGGCGGCGTCGATCGTCTGCGAACTCGTCGGGTTGCCCACCGATCTCGCCGCCGATGTGCTCGCCACCGTCAACGCGGGCAGCCTCGCACAACCGGGTAGCGGCGTCGAGGTGGCCAATGCCCGCCCGGGTTATCTGGAGTACCTGGTGCCGGTGGTGCAGCGCAGAAGGTCGGGGTCCGGCGCTGACCTGCCGATGGTGGACAACCTGCTGGCCTACCGACTTCCCGACGGGTCGGCGCTCAGCGATGTGGAGGCCGCGGTGCAATTGCTAGGCGTCTTCATCGGCGGCACCGAAACCGTTCCGAAGATCGTCGCGCACGGGCTCTGGGAACTGTGCACTCGGCCCGGTCAACTCGCCGAGGTCCGCGCGGACCTGGACACCAACGTGACGGTCGCGCGCGAAGAGATGATCCGCTTCTGCGCACCCGCACAGTGGTTCGCCCGGACGCTGCGCAGGCCATACTCGCTGCACGGCACCACGATCGAGCCGGGTCAGCGCATCATCTCCCTGCTCGGCTCCGCCAACCGGGACGAGCGGGAGTACCCCGACCCGGACGAATTCGTCTGGAACCGCCCGATCGAGCGCCTGCTCGCTTTCGGCCGCGGCCAGCATTTCTGCCTGGGAAGCCACCTCGCGCGCCTGGAGATCACGATCATGGTGACCGAATGGCTCGATCGGGTAGCCGAATTCCGGGTCGACACCGAGGCGGCGCTGCGGCCGCCGTCGAGCTTCCAATGGGGATGGAACACGATCCCGGTGGAGGTGTGAGGTGTGGTCCCACCGGCTGATCGCGCCGTTCACGTTCGAGAAAACCGAAGTGCCACAGTGCTCACCGGCAGCATTGGACGACGGACGAGTGCTGTTGCGGTTTCTCGCCGCGGGGGTCTGCGGGAGCGATCTGCCGGGATTTCGGGGATCCAAAGGGCGATTGCCCGGCGACACCGGCGCCTGCGCCGCCGAGAAGGACGGCTTCCCGATCCACGAGATCGTCGGCGAAGTGATGGCCAGCCGTCATCCCGCACATCGGCAGGGCGACCGCGTCGTCGGCTGGGCGTCGGGCTTCGACGGGCTGATGGAGCAGGTTGTCGCCGACGGTGACGGCCTGGCGTCCTACGATCCGTCGCTGAGCCCCGCGCACGCCGCGGCCTTGCAACCGTTGGCGTGTGTGCTCTATGCCGTGGAGCAACTGCCCGAACTCGCCGGCCGCCGCGTCGCGGTGCTCGGTCAGGGATCCATCGGTCTGCTGTTCTCCTACGTCGTCAAGGCCGCCGGAGCCACCCACGTCACCGGGGTCGACCCGGTTGACCGTGCCGACGCAGGCGCGGCGTTCGGGGTGGACCGTGTGGTGCGCGCAACCAGCGATCGCTGGGTGAGTGGACTGGCTCCGGATGACAGGCCCGACGTCGTGATCGAAGCAGTGGGTCACCAGGTCGCGACGCTGTCGCACGCGGTGGAGGCGTGTGCGCCCGGCGGCACCGTCTTCTACTTCGGGGTGCCCGACGATGACTGCTATCCGATCAGCATGCGCACGATGCTGCGCAACAACCTGACACTGAAAGCCGGTGTGACGCTGGATCGTCGGCGGGTCCTCGAGCGGGCCGACGAGTTCGCGAGGACGCACCCGGGTCTCCTCGACCGCTACGTGACCCACACCTTCGTCGCCGATGAGGTGCAAGCGGCGTTCGAGTTGGCCTGCCGGCCGGTTCCCGGTCGCATCAAGATCGCGATCGTGTCCTGAGAGGCGACTGACGGTGAGCAGACTGCAGGACCTCCTCGCCACCACGGCGCAGGTGTGGGGCGGCTGGGTGGTGGGACCGACGGTTCTCGGGCCCGAGGAGTTCGCCCAGGCCGGCTACGACTACGTCGGATTCGACGTCCAGCACGGGTATCTCACCGACGCCGACGTCGCTCTGATGCTGCGCAGGCTCGAACACCTCCCGATCGCCACGCTGGTACGCCTGCCCGGCGCCGACGCCGCTCCGATCGGCAGGGTGCTCGACGCGGGCGCCGACGGTGTCGTCATCGCCATGGTCGAATCCGCCGCGCAGGCAGCCGCCGCAGTTGCGGCGACCCGATACACCCCGCGGGGCGTGCGTAGCTTCGGGCCGCTGCGAGCGAGCATGGGGACCGACCTCGCCGCACTCGAAGCGCGGGCATCGGTGTTCGTGATGGTCGAGACGGCGCGGGCGGTCGGCGCGATCGACAAGATCTGCGCCGTCGAGGGGGTGACCGGCGTCTACGTCGGCCCTGCGGACCTGGCCATCTCCATGGGGCATGGGCCTGCAGACGCCTGGACACACCAGGAAGTCGGCGACGCGATGGCGCACATCCATCACACCGCCACCGCGGCGGGGCTGATCAGCGGGGTGCACGCCGGTACCGGCGCGTTCGGACACATCGCAGTGCAGAAAGGATTTCGGATGATCACCCTGGCATCGGAGTCGCAGGCGCTGCGCCGCGGGGCGGCAGCCCACCTGGCCGAGGCACTCGGGACATCAGACAGACGCGAGCAAGCCGAGAACCGACGGGGGACCTACTGATGGCCGGCGACCGGGTGGCACTGGTGACGGGCGCAGCCCGCGGTCAGGGCGCAGCCATCGCGGCCCGGCTGATCGAGGACGGCTTCCGCGTCGCGGCGTGCGACCTGCTCGCCGAGGAGTTGGCCGGCACCGTTGCGTCGCTGGGTGCCGACCGGGTGACCGCCGTGGCACTGGATGTGACCTCGGTCGACCAGTGGGCAGCGGCGGTC from Mycobacterium sp. DL includes:
- a CDS encoding SMP-30/gluconolactonase/LRE family protein, translating into MTLTSLAEGFCFGEGPRWFEGLVWFSDMLGEAVHTVTLSGEMSTLPLTGHAPSGLGFRPDGTLLIVSTERRQVLGYDGETVALVADLSGLTSAPLGDMVVDRHGCAYVGSQARSGGVIVRIDPDRDVDRRATVVAGDLDFPNGMVITPDGRTLIVAESTGRRLTAFTIATDGSLSNRTVFADRLSGPPDGICLDDGGGVWAAMTLAHRFERIVHDGGVGTVTDRIDVGDRIAIACALGGPEGNLLFLVTSTEAYPERLIGTRLSRLDATVVDIPVTGQR
- a CDS encoding phosphotransferase, with amino-acid sequence MGRIATDAVAGRLRPMPRTVADLDVRAMSKLIGRTVTSVRVLGGDAGTSSRARLALTGTDVPASVFVKMAAETVATRLMGELGNLAATETRFYRQLAPELTGLPRSYGSQFDPWTGRFVLVLEDLADRSVSECEFPDTLHPIDTDRAAQVVELLARLHATFWGRLPARAGTGPLGWLYAASDDSASLLTGPLLKTSSKRLAEHTDLPLERGRFIDDNYRAVASVIDRPPHTVMHGDAHPGNLYFRDGHAGLLDWQAVRRGHPSRELAYTLVTSMATDDRQASQRDLLDVYRHALAAGGGPLLDSDELWDRYRQGALYPYVAALITAGMGGMQAEDIAMKGVQRSLSALGDLDTVALLEKSL
- a CDS encoding TetR/AcrR family transcriptional regulator; amino-acid sequence: MRPPSTGESPGQPDGVGPDTSTRERILAATAEVLGRNGTTKLSLSEVAQQAGVSRPTLYRYFTDKRELLDAFVVWERRFYERAIAQATATLPACEKLDAALQVIVEQQLSYPGLRMVDVEPDQVIRRMARVLPLMRDRLERLCTGPDAALSAATAVRVAISQYLVRSDDSDDFLAQLRHAARVRHHAPAPVWDGEIADR
- a CDS encoding cytochrome P450, translating into MPATQQFLYDPFDPAVMADPLPFYRVLRDQHPVYYLEQWDTYALSRFSDIWNVLEINDGTFVASEGTLPSAAVLAEHNDGPVPDPPIHPLPFHANFDAPVYDDVRRCTAAPFRPRNVSKLAARIRTLANERLDELLPRGRFDLTQDYGGMVAASIVCELVGLPTDLAADVLATVNAGSLAQPGSGVEVANARPGYLEYLVPVVQRRRSGSGADLPMVDNLLAYRLPDGSALSDVEAAVQLLGVFIGGTETVPKIVAHGLWELCTRPGQLAEVRADLDTNVTVAREEMIRFCAPAQWFARTLRRPYSLHGTTIEPGQRIISLLGSANRDEREYPDPDEFVWNRPIERLLAFGRGQHFCLGSHLARLEITIMVTEWLDRVAEFRVDTEAALRPPSSFQWGWNTIPVEV
- a CDS encoding CoA transferase codes for the protein MAGPLEGITVVELGVWVAGPAAGGILADWGAEVVKIEPPGGDPARMFGRMLGISPQDRHHVSPPFEMDNRGKRSVVLDLSTDDGQARARELISGADVFLTNIRVGALRRIGLDFEAVATGNPRLIYGLITAYGTTGPDADRAAYDVAAFWARAGLAHLLTRPGDSPPFQRGGMGDHMAGMTLAGAVCAALVARGRTGVGQLVSTSLYRQGAYTVSFDLNTFLLTGHSISIGRRESMGNPCMNNYTAGDGRRFWLVGLQGDRHWPALCAAVQRLGWMADERFATARARAANAVELIGELDTIFATRPLDRWAEAFAAQPDLFWAPINSMEDVVADEQFHAAGGVVYVPDAESSVPMVASPADFSGTPWEVRSCAPELGEHTEAVLAELAQRSAISPSHTGAGA
- a CDS encoding ferredoxin codes for the protein MRVGVDLAKCTGHGICESIADEVFEVQDDGTVVIHDAERPESDRDQMQRAVTQCPAAALTLHD
- a CDS encoding zinc-binding dehydrogenase; this encodes MWSHRLIAPFTFEKTEVPQCSPAALDDGRVLLRFLAAGVCGSDLPGFRGSKGRLPGDTGACAAEKDGFPIHEIVGEVMASRHPAHRQGDRVVGWASGFDGLMEQVVADGDGLASYDPSLSPAHAAALQPLACVLYAVEQLPELAGRRVAVLGQGSIGLLFSYVVKAAGATHVTGVDPVDRADAGAAFGVDRVVRATSDRWVSGLAPDDRPDVVIEAVGHQVATLSHAVEACAPGGTVFYFGVPDDDCYPISMRTMLRNNLTLKAGVTLDRRRVLERADEFARTHPGLLDRYVTHTFVADEVQAAFELACRPVPGRIKIAIVS
- a CDS encoding thioesterase family protein, encoding MSDSYYELIDDNPLGQRFAATDFVRSTWSAAIQHAAPVSALLVRGLQRCEPRPDTRLSRVLIDLLGPVPAEGDLWVRTQRERSGRQIELVSAEMLALGPDGEPRPVARASGWRLQTLDTTAVVHAPAPPLRPVSDAVSRDMKKDWDRNYVHSLDWRWLTTPMGEGPGESWIKPVVDLVKGESMTPLERLFAVADDANGIGTKLDIRRWTFLNTDLVVHVHRVPGGEWIGIRAETNYGPDGIGTTIGTLFDEQGPVGAIQQSVLVRPR
- a CDS encoding aldolase/citrate lyase family protein; the encoded protein is MTVSRLQDLLATTAQVWGGWVVGPTVLGPEEFAQAGYDYVGFDVQHGYLTDADVALMLRRLEHLPIATLVRLPGADAAPIGRVLDAGADGVVIAMVESAAQAAAAVAATRYTPRGVRSFGPLRASMGTDLAALEARASVFVMVETARAVGAIDKICAVEGVTGVYVGPADLAISMGHGPADAWTHQEVGDAMAHIHHTATAAGLISGVHAGTGAFGHIAVQKGFRMITLASESQALRRGAAAHLAEALGTSDRREQAENRRGTY
- a CDS encoding NIPSNAP family protein; translation: MKKYHSHTLLYLHETIDLGSVRGEQFLSEFSGVYEPMMSELGARLFAMWETTPFNGHWPQVTVIWEIDAFADYARIGRAQAAGGSHRDHAAQWAMFLRDNGARGEGRIMYAGRSNRTLAQLRDADFKAELVIQEVMQTKPGRQDDYIRELERLYVPWSESTGKRWLGSFITTFRFNEVIHYWALEGGWDCFENHYPSWKDSPPAEIVTWMSVAPALRDGWEDSILAALPPSPLQ